A stretch of DNA from Echeneis naucrates chromosome 3, fEcheNa1.1, whole genome shotgun sequence:
AGGCAATAGCCTAAATCAGACACGGTGCTTGGTGTGGGTGGAGTGGATGAAGgcgaggagggaaggaaaggaaaggaaaaggaagggaaggagaggagaggggggcgACGTGGTCCCGGGGATAAGACACGTGTCCATCAGGACCCGGAGCGCTGCTTAGCGGACACCAGCGGGCACACAGCTCGCTGGACTCCCTGATTTATACTTCCCTTCCACCGCTCCACTATGGcccaacctctctctctctctctctccctccctccctctctctctctctctctctctctctctctctctctctctctctcttccttgtatttttgttgtgtgacttttggacttgatttttttttgtcttaaactTCACTGTTATTCTTTACATCCATTACGCTTTTACGCAGCTTATCTAAACTATCCAAATATCAAATACCATCCACTTATCTTTAACCTCCctttagccccccccccccaaccctaaccccccccccccccccccccccaccagtcCCCCCTCCCTCCGCCAACACACCCTTccccaacacaccacacacacacacacttgtgttaACTGTGCGCGCATTTGGTGAGTGTGTGCGTAAAAGAAGTGCGAGCGCACTATTGACTGCTACGTAGTGATTACCTTTCCGGTCGGATGGCACCAGCAAGCCGCTGTAATTAATAACCCCATAATCCGGGTTGGGTGGATGTCGGcgaagaacacacacacagattcaggACAGAGTTTTACAGAAACAAGGCGTATCCGTATGGGTAGCTCCATATAAGAAATTACAGCTGCTATTATCCCTCCCAGACAATGATAACTATCTGCCTCAAAAAGAAGATTAAAGGTTTATACAAGTTGAGAGTTCTTGGAAACCGAGATCGcattatcaaaaaaaataaaataaaaaaataaatgaataaataactgaGATTGATGAGATCTCATCCGGTTGTCAATAAAACGGTGAGATTTACACAGATATTCAAATAAAGTGCGTGAAGTAATAATTCGAcctctgtggttgttttgcaAAACGATTAACAAAACAGATGCTGGTACAAAGTCGGATTCAAATGCGATTATGGGTTGTCCCCCTACACACTTTTATATATTGATTCGTGGAATTTCAATTTTGACTCGcttgttaagtttttttttttaatccgcattttttttttacgacaTGAGATTGCATCAAAATGATTCATATTAATTTCTGAAGGTGCAGAGGAtcgttttgttttctgtggattctctgtattattgttgttgttattaacattattattattattattactatacctttgtctttttattattttgtttgtttgttgttttttttttttttttttttttttttttttttttttttttttttactcctgctTCATAGAGTCAGAGAGAATAAACATCTTCTCAGCCAAATCCACTGAAGTGTTTCTTACTTATCATTGCTGCTGATTTACACTCGGTCTTCATTAACTGTGTAATGCGCCAATCAGCAGCTTTCCCTTTGAAGTCGAGCAGCTACACGTTACCCCGACTGATGTCTCAAATTAAGGAATGAATTAAGTCCCATTCTCCGGCCACCAGGAGCCCACAACACCTCAGAGCCGGTGTAAGAACATAGCTTTGCATCCAGTGATGTGGcgataaatacacacacacacacacacacacacacactaaaaaaaaaaataaataaataaaaaggcgTGTATAACTTCTGATCCGGCTTCACCACCAGGTATTAACCAGGAGTTAGTAAAAACATCCACTGTTAATTAttacaattttattattattattatttgtgtagTCGATTcggcttttttcttcttgactCAGATCTATATCAGTTTTAAAGGGCGTGTATAAATTCTCACTGAtagaaaaatgaagagaaggTGGCCTTAAACTTTCCTTTccggagtaaaaaaaaaaaagataaataaataaaaaagtccCTTTGCAGTAGAGATTCAGttctgctgaaataaaaaaataaaacccaaactTTGGTTTTCTACACTTAAAAAGtattaaacatattaaaaaggagactgcagaacaaaaaaaagttaatcatTCACCGACACTAGAAATGCTTTttgttgtgcaaaaaaaaaatgtatatatataacaatAATTGTGAATTAACGCATAAAAATGTGGAAGGACAGACGCGAGCAAATAACAAATGAAGTAGATTGGCGAGCCATAAAATGAGATTTGAAACCCCATTCAAATAAGAGCTCTCGACGTCAGCTcacttagagagagagagagagagggagagagagggagggaagaacacggagagagagagaggctggtgagtggtgtgtgtgagaggggtGAGATTTGAGAAATAGGAGGGGCTTCTAAACGACTAGAAATGTCAATCTGAGCAAGGGAGTCCCAATAATCTGAAGCAATCTGTAAGGACCTGACCTTAGTCCATCCAGATCAATAGGGAAGTGAGggtggagaggagaagaagaggaagaaatacAAGGGGCGCCACCGGATCGTTTACACCGGCTGTTCCCGAGGAAATATAGACTTCCCTCGCcgtgcaccttttttttttttttttttttttttttggttattttttatttttttggttttttaatttatttgtcgCTCACAAATGCTCACACTGTAAAAGTGGATATCGAGGCAATTCCAGTTGCTTTGTGAGATCGCAGcagacttcttcttcttcttcttcttcttcttttttttttttgttgtttcctcctctcctttccttcaccccttcttccaccaccaccaccaccaccaccacatcgctcctttttctattttatttttttttttaaaccccccactccccccccccctccccctcccacccccacccgaCCCCCACCACCCCCTACCGCCATGTCTTTCCCTCAGCTGGGATATCAGTACATCCGACCGATATACCCTCCGGAGCGCCAGGGGATCGCCAGCAACGCCCGGGCCGGGACAGAGCTCAGTCCGTCCGGCGCGCTCTCCAACGTCCTCTCCACCATGTACGGATCTCCGTTCGCCGCGGCGGCGCAGGGCTACGGAGCCTTCCTGCCCTACTCCAACGACATATCCATTTTCAATCAGCTGGTGAgtcctccatttcctctgcCGCAActtttgcaaaagaaaaagaggggcgagatttcttttattgtattttgtttttgaacgtgtcaactcttttttttttttgtgtgtgaggagggggggtgggtgAGGactgggggaggaggaggaggaggaggaggagaggaggggggggggggggagagacgCGCTGAACTTTGTCGTTGAATCTTTTGCTGAaatttgagttaaaaaaaaaaaactgtggttaAAAAGTAACACGTAAATGCGCACAGTGTCCTGAAAGTGATGACAAAAGAGTTGACGAAATGATGTGGGAGGTGTGCAGGTATATGAGGGGATAAAAGTCTCAATccctttaaatcttttttttttggtggggacATAAATAAACGACAAAAGTTGTGATAAATACTCCTTTCGTTTGTTTTACACTTTATTAGCAAGCCAGTTCTTGTTTTATTGCCGTAAACGCGCGTCACTGCGCCGGATCAGGATTTTATTTATCGTGATAAAGGAGGTTATCCTCCCGTGATATTAATATTTGAGGTCTAATAATCCCCCTCCGACTCTCCGATTCTTTGTCTTTGCAGGGTGCTCAGTATGAACTCAAAGACAGTCCCGGTGTCCAGCACCCGGGGTTCGCCCACCACCACCCTGCTTTTTACCCATATGGCCAATATCAGTTCGGTGACCCGTCCAGACCCAAGAACGCCACCAGGGAGAGCACCAGCACCCTGAAGGCCTGGCTCAGCGAGCACCGCAAGAACCCCTACCCGACCAAGGGCGAGAAGATCATGCTGGCCATCATCACCAAGATGACCCTCACCCAGGTGTCCACCTGGTTCGCCAACGCCAGGAGGAGGCTAAAGAAGGAGAACAAGATGACCTGGGCCCCCCGGAACCGCACCGACGAAGAGGGGAATGTTTACAACAGCGACCacgaaggggaggagggggacaagagggaggacgaggaggagatCGACCTGGAGAACATCGACACGGAGAATATCGAGAACAAGGACGACTTGGACGACCAGGACGACCTGCATTCAGACATTAAACTGGACGGGAGGAGCGACTCGGAGATTTCTGACGGCTATGAGGATTTACAAGGGCCCGACCAGAGGTTTCTAAAGGCAGTGGGGAAAGATGGCAAAGACgtggagaggggaggggagcacTTCCacagccaccaccaccaccaccaccaccaccatcaccactcTCCTTTGGACATCAAGGCGTCCCAACCGAACGGAGAGCAGCTCAAACTCAACCCGGCGTCCGTAAACTCGCCGCCCTCAGAAAACAACCCAGCCCCGGCCCAAAAGCCAAAGATCTGGTCTTTGGCAGAGACAGCCACGGCCCCCGACAATCCGCGCAAATCGCCCCAAATGAACGGCGGCAGCTCCGCAGGGCCGGCCGCCCAGACCATACTGGCCCCCCACAGACTCATCTCTTCTTGTCCCGTTGGGAAAATCCAGAACTGGACCAACCGAACCTTCTCGGCGCATCAGCTGGCTTTACTGAACTCCAATCACTACCTGGGACTGGCAAACCAGGCCACCGCCACCGGCCTGGCCCTCTACAGCAGCAGGCAAACGGAGGACAAGAGTCATAGTTCAGAGACTGCAGTCACAGGTACATGTCCCCGACACTGAGACACCGAGAGCATGTAAAATAGGCCTCACCACAACAAAGACACTAGTCCATTTCccatcattcatttttaatttggtttttgtCCTTTCccttcatgttttcttttgttttttttttttgtactctcTTTAAGGCCACACAGATGAACAGTGTTACAATGACAGAGCTTACaaagtacagtgtgtgtgtgtgtgtgtgaaaaatgtgtgagAGGATCATGGAAGCGTTTAAGAAAATATGGAACTGGGTGTAAAGACTGTTCTTAATTTCTGATCCAcgtttgttctttgttttatttggttattGTTGATATTAAGGCCCACGTGCTTGTATTTAATGGTTTTTAACATAACCCCCagccctcaaaaaaaaaaaaaaagagagaaaaaaaaaaacttacccccccccccaaaaaaaaaaaaaaaaaaaaacaactcgcTTTCAGCACTAAATTTACTGAGACCAGGATTCAGGATTGGGGCTCTAATCACAGGCAGTTTGCGTTAAcgttttcagtttcagagaTCTTAGTGCCTTTGGATGAAGCAGAGAAGTTGTTAAAAACAGCTTTCCACCCAGTTCAGAGATAGTGAGGCTGTCAGCTAATGACATTTGGGGATGCcatatcacttttttttttttgtttgttttttcctaaaGGACATATTTACCCGTAATATCTTTTAttctaagttttgtttttgctttctatccctgtgtgtgtgcttgtgttatTTCGTCCAGGCCTCTGTTACACTTAACTTGTTTGGTCATGCAAACGAGTTCAATGCAAATTCACTACAGGCTGGTTTTTGAAAGGCAACTGTCACTTTTAtatctctttgtgttttagcTCTTCATGAGGCTATCATTAGTGTTTTATTTAGATCACTGcccccaccaccaacaccaccaccctTTTTCTAAAATCACCACTGTATATTCCAGGCCTCAGAACCAACTAGAAGCAGCAATGGTTTTTTCggctctctcctcttctccataAACTCTCACCCatcctctgctttttctttttaagttttattttaatttgaatatggaatgtaaaataagaataatacaTCTCTGTATACTTATGTTGTAAGCATGTCCTGTGTAAAACTGCTAATGTAATAATGTATGAACCTGTAGTctgtgagtttttgtttttgtttttgttttcttttttgtaagtTCTGTGAGGATTTgatgttcaaatgttttgtatATAAAGTTAAGAATATGTACATACTTGTGAACCAAATTGTACAAGAAAGTCTATATTTTGGCTAATAAATGAACTGCTGCAACTTTAAGAAATTTCTTGCTTTCTGCTCGGGATATTTTTGACAGCTGCTTTTGATGGTGGCTGTTTTTGTGCATTGCAGCTTGAATTGCACagctttggatttattttactcttattattattttgtttgtttgtttgtgtttgtgtgtgtgtgtgtgtgtgtgatagtggACAGCCTGAGGCACAGACTTCATCCTCAGCGCCAGTGATAAGTAAATATTCGAGAGGGATTTATCACACTTTCATAGTGGAGGGACTTAAGGCTAATTAGCCAGTATTGCTGCATATACATATGGATATTCATGTTGTGGGATTATCCTTATAGAGGCGCAGCGGtggcattaaaatgaataattactttttattaattctttctttttttgctctgaAATTGTTTTGGTCATCTAACCAAACTTGAGCTGATGAAGTATTGTTAGAGAATCTAACAGGAGCCTGTTTTGGTCAGAGTTGCTCAGCTGATCCTAAAGATGGATTCTGGCTTTTGGAAAGCAACTCCCACATCTCATCATGCTTAATTTGTAAAGCTGGTGCTCCTCACATATatcaccccaccaccaccaccaccaccacccaactTACCGCCTCTCTTTTGCTATAATTGTAATGTATCGTCGCTGTATAACTAATAataacatcatttattttgtctgccCGTGATGTGATCATTTGCATGTGTGAGCCCTTATCTCAGGAAGTTTATGTAAACTTAGTGTTGGAGCTCCCTCTACAGTCTCCTGCAGTCGGCCATGCACATCCTTCCTCATGCaatctcagctttttttttttttttttgcaccatttCTAATTTATCCCCCAGTTATGATATGAAATTCGATAGCAACATTTTGCTCTCGCACGTTTATGATAATATTACACACTTCTAACGTGTTTTCAAGCCTCTGTGATGCGATTTCGTGATGCACACGCGTAGTGCATCTGCCAAAACGAGGGACTAGAATTGTTAATAATGATTCATAAAAGTAGgattacattttgtaaaaaacaaaccaaaaaaaaaaaaaaaaagcccactcAATTTCACGAGTTTGGCTTCaaagttaacaaaaaaatatttaataaaaaaagacaaagatgcGTTTCCTTTTGAGGTCACAGGGATCATACATATTCTGTGAATATTTACCCAAATAAGCACATAAAACAAACCCGGTAGCAGGGACTAAATACACAACATTTAGCCTTTTTAATGCACTTGCCAGTTTcagaaatatttagaaaaaacgTTTATGACTGCCATAAAGAAGACAGGACTTCTGAAATATCCTTGACAGCGCTTTGTGTCGTTTAACTTTCTTCCCATTTTGCTTTGAGacacaatggggaaaaaaaataaataaaataaaataaaaaagagagcgaggaataaaagaaaaaaatcaccagTATAAAAAAACTCTGTCAATATTCCTATTATTCAAATTTCACCGAAATGATAAAACATCTCCAGCCTTAAAAGACATGAAAGTCCTATTcatgtcaattaaaaaaataaataaatatgcctTATAGGTCTTATTCAAAAgccttcaaaatatattttaatgttaaaaacatgCGCAAATTTATTTTGGCAGGCAAACTTTGATTTCTGACTTACTccagtttaaagaaaaaaaaaactctctgtttctcgcttttcttttttttttttactgctgataTTGTAATGCTTTCATCGTTatttattaaaatcatatttcatttcttttcatggcTTGAAAATCGTgcttgtgtttatatttaaagcGACTGCAGCGTGTCACACATTCCTCGA
This window harbors:
- the irx3a gene encoding iroquois-class homeodomain protein IRX-3a, whose translation is MSFPQLGYQYIRPIYPPERQGIASNARAGTELSPSGALSNVLSTMYGSPFAAAAQGYGAFLPYSNDISIFNQLGAQYELKDSPGVQHPGFAHHHPAFYPYGQYQFGDPSRPKNATRESTSTLKAWLSEHRKNPYPTKGEKIMLAIITKMTLTQVSTWFANARRRLKKENKMTWAPRNRTDEEGNVYNSDHEGEEGDKREDEEEIDLENIDTENIENKDDLDDQDDLHSDIKLDGRSDSEISDGYEDLQGPDQRFLKAVGKDGKDVERGGEHFHSHHHHHHHHHHHSPLDIKASQPNGEQLKLNPASVNSPPSENNPAPAQKPKIWSLAETATAPDNPRKSPQMNGGSSAGPAAQTILAPHRLISSCPVGKIQNWTNRTFSAHQLALLNSNHYLGLANQATATGLALYSSRQTEDKSHSSETAVTEILVPLDEAEKLLKTAFHPVQR